The following proteins are encoded in a genomic region of bacterium:
- a CDS encoding response regulator — protein sequence MNYRILVVDDEEGIRELYRMQMESAGYEVLTAVDSRGTMEALKNHTVHLVVLDIRLKGESGLELLQDISREQSHVPVILSSAYSSFRSDFSSWLAEGYVVKSSDSHELLDEISKVLEKRYGKGRKKG from the coding sequence ATGAACTATCGTATCCTGGTCGTCGATGATGAAGAGGGTATCCGGGAACTGTACCGGATGCAGATGGAATCAGCCGGTTACGAGGTTCTGACCGCGGTGGACAGCCGCGGGACGATGGAGGCGCTGAAAAACCATACCGTGCACCTGGTCGTCCTTGATATCAGGCTCAAGGGAGAGAGCGGACTGGAACTTCTCCAGGATATATCACGGGAGCAGAGCCACGTTCCGGTCATCCTCTCCTCGGCCTACAGCTCCTTCAGGTCGGACTTCTCCTCGTGGCTGGCCGAAGGGTACGTCGTCAAATCCTCGGATTCCCATGAACTCCTGGACGAGATCTCCAAGGTGCTGGAAAAACGTTATGGAAAGGGGAGAAAAAAGGGATGA